From a region of the Seleniivibrio woodruffii genome:
- a CDS encoding THUMP domain-containing class I SAM-dependent RNA methyltransferase has protein sequence MKFDKKSEILITCPKEIPQYLEQELKNLGFPILYTRKAAVATEGTLKDCMFLNMHIRTGHRVLWCLDKYRIQNPDVLYKNGRKLPWEDIIPQKGYFSVSASVLNDTIKDTRFASYKLKDAIVDRMREQTNSRPDSGPLETKTVIFLYWKENDCAIYLDTSGEPLSKRGYRINPNKAPMQETLAAAVIMASGYDGSTGFVNPMCGSATLSIEAAMVATNTPAGAYRKNFGFMHIVGYDPADFEAVRRKAMDGIRKRPEIKIQASDVSRDAIIAAQENIKNAGFENLIHVQRCDFRESHLPKSGQFILIVNPEYGMRLGDEQALEPIYSALGDFFKQKCKGSRCFIFTGNPNLAKKVGLKAARRHVFHNSNIECRLLEYEMYEGTKRVKEEEESAD, from the coding sequence ATGAAATTTGACAAAAAAAGTGAAATACTTATTACATGCCCCAAAGAGATTCCCCAATATCTTGAGCAGGAACTGAAAAATCTGGGCTTCCCCATCCTTTATACACGCAAGGCCGCTGTTGCCACCGAAGGAACGCTTAAAGACTGCATGTTCCTTAATATGCATATCAGAACCGGACACCGTGTTCTCTGGTGTCTGGATAAATACAGAATACAGAACCCCGACGTTCTCTACAAAAACGGACGCAAACTTCCCTGGGAGGATATTATCCCCCAGAAAGGATATTTCAGCGTTTCCGCATCCGTTCTTAACGACACCATCAAGGATACCCGTTTCGCATCTTATAAACTGAAAGATGCCATAGTTGACCGTATGCGTGAGCAAACAAACTCACGTCCGGACTCAGGTCCCCTTGAGACAAAAACGGTTATTTTCCTTTACTGGAAAGAGAACGACTGTGCAATCTATCTGGATACGTCAGGCGAACCCCTCTCAAAAAGAGGCTACAGAATTAACCCCAATAAAGCACCCATGCAGGAGACACTCGCTGCGGCAGTTATCATGGCTTCCGGCTATGACGGCTCCACAGGTTTCGTCAACCCCATGTGCGGAAGTGCGACTCTTAGCATCGAAGCGGCAATGGTGGCTACTAACACCCCCGCAGGTGCATACAGAAAAAATTTCGGTTTCATGCATATCGTAGGTTATGATCCTGCGGATTTCGAAGCTGTCCGCAGAAAAGCTATGGACGGCATCCGCAAAAGACCTGAGATAAAGATTCAGGCATCCGATGTAAGCCGTGATGCCATCATAGCGGCACAGGAGAACATTAAGAATGCTGGTTTCGAGAACCTCATCCACGTTCAGCGTTGCGATTTCAGAGAGAGCCACCTGCCCAAGTCAGGTCAGTTCATCCTGATAGTCAACCCCGAATACGGCATGCGCCTCGGCGACGAACAGGCTCTGGAACCGATATATTCCGCATTGGGCGATTTTTTCAAACAGAAGTGCAAGGGCAGCCGCTGTTTCATATTTACCGGCAACCCCAACCTTGCAAAAAAGGTCGGTCTGAAAGCCGCCCGCCGTCACGTCTTCCACAACTCAAACATTGAGTGCCGACTCCTTGAGTATGAAATGTATGAAGGGACGAAGAGAGTGAAGGAAGAAGAAGAGTCCGCCGATTAA